The Verrucomicrobiota bacterium region TCAATGCAATGCTGAGCAGGAAAAAGGCAACAGTCAGCCAAAGTGTGAATTTCTTCAGGACATTGGTCGTATCCGCACCAAATGCCGTATCCATGGTGCCTCCACCGAAAGTCGCTCCGAGACCTTCATTCTTTGACCGTTGCATCAATACCGTCACGATCAAAAGCAGGCAGACAAAGAAATTTAGCACCATTAATATCCCGATAAAGATATTCGCATACTCTTTAAAAAAACCCATCATTGCCAAATTCATCATAATTTTCCTTTATATCATTTAACCGCAGCTTTGACAATCAAAGCAAATTCGCGGGGATCGAGACTGGCACCACCCACCAAAGCCCCATCAATATCTTCTTGATGGAGAAGCTCTTTGGCGTTTGCAGCCTTCACACTGCCACCATATTGGATTCGTAATTGTCCTGCAAGCTTTTCTCCGTACATTTCTGCCAGAGTCTTGCGGATCAGGGCATGCACCTCTTGGGCCTGCTCGGGAGTGGCGACCTTGCCGGTTCCGATCGCCCAAACGGGTTCATAAGCCAGTACTAACTCAGTAATTTCTTCGCCCGTGATATTAGCTAGGCCTTCTTTGACTTGGGAGGTGATCACCTCGACGAGTCTACCCGCCTCACGTTCAGTCAATGTCTCACCGATACAGAAAATCGGGCGTAATCCGGCGGCCAAAGCTGCCTTAATGCGTTTATTGACGGTTTCATTGGTTTCACCAAAAAACTGGCGACGTTCCGAATGCCCGATGACGACATAGGTGACTCCGAGGTCTTTAAGCATGTCTGTGGATATCTCGGCTGTGAAGGCACCTGATTTTTCCCAGTAAACATTTTGGGCACCGACTTGGATATTTTTTGCTCCCGCGATCTCGGTGGCCACAGTAGCAATCGAGACGAAGGAAGGAACAATGACCGCTTCAGCACCATCAAAGGCCCCGAGTTCAGTTTTGAAAGCCTGCATGAAAGCCTTTGCTTCCGTGCTGGTTTTATTCATTTTCCAATTTGCAGCGATGATTTTTTTTCTGGACATATCTTTATTCTCTTGAAATTTTCGGATTATTTTTCAGTTAATGAGCTGATACCGGGGAGGACTTTTCCTTCGAGGAATTCCAGAGAAGCCCCGCCGCCCGTGGAGACAAAAGTCATTTTGTCTTTGAGCTTCGCTTTTTTCACGGCTTTAACAGA contains the following coding sequences:
- the tpiA gene encoding triose-phosphate isomerase — encoded protein: MSRKKIIAANWKMNKTSTEAKAFMQAFKTELGAFDGAEAVIVPSFVSIATVATEIAGAKNIQVGAQNVYWEKSGAFTAEISTDMLKDLGVTYVVIGHSERRQFFGETNETVNKRIKAALAAGLRPIFCIGETLTEREAGRLVEVITSQVKEGLANITGEEITELVLAYEPVWAIGTGKVATPEQAQEVHALIRKTLAEMYGEKLAGQLRIQYGGSVKAANAKELLHQEDIDGALVGGASLDPREFALIVKAAVK
- the secG gene encoding preprotein translocase subunit SecG, with translation MMNLAMMGFFKEYANIFIGILMVLNFFVCLLLIVTVLMQRSKNEGLGATFGGGTMDTAFGADTTNVLKKFTLWLTVAFFLLSIALSWFFAHRPSGGLTKSTLEKVAEQVDKNAVTPVNVPSTNVPVATVTNAPAATPPAPTKTNP